DNA from Leptospira bandrabouensis:
TTCCAGTTATAATGTACACCTCCGTAATAAGAATCTCCAATACCACCTAACTTTGTTGAGTTATTGGAGACAAGACTATTGGAATTGTTTTCAGCACCAACGACAGAACCAAAAACATCTAAAGTATGATTGCTAATTTTGCCAGTAAATCTAAGTGCATCAAAGGAATTCCCATTCAAACTATCGTTTCTAGAACCAAGAATCCTTCCGTCTCCGAATTCTAAAATTTGCCTGCCTGTTCGAAGCCTGAAGTTTTGGTTAGTTGTTTTTAAATCTAAAAACGCTTCCCGAAACCCAGTAAAATTATTTAAAACAACTTCCTTTTGTTTACTTGTATCAATCGTTGTTCCTGCGTTCGCGATGGCTCCATATTTCTGGTCAGCATTTCCGCCCGCTACAATCTCACCTCCCCAAAGGCGTACATCCTGTAAGGTAACTTTAAATAACACATTTTCGTTTAGGTCACCTATCACAAAAAACTGTGTTTGGCTTAGCGCATTATTTCTGTTATCTGCTGTGGACTTGTCAAAATCAGTATTATAAAGAGAGTCCACTTTCGGCCGAATTCCAAACCCAACTCGAAACTTGTCAGCAAACCAAAGTGATTTGTTTTCTTGGATTGCCTTTCTTTGTTTTGCCGTCACTTGCAGACTTCGCAAATACTCTCCGGATAAATTTCCTATCTGCGGACTCACGTACCCTTCCTTTTTTTCTTCCTTGGGAGGAGGGGGAACCTGTTCCAAAACCACGGGTTCTTGTTTTGGGTTTGTGCCACTCGCCTCCACTTGTGCGGAGAGTTCGCAGGCACCAAGTAAGGCCAGAACCAAAGGTACGGAAAGGAAAAGAGAGAGGGTCGTTTTTGAGATTCGCATGTCCATAAGTTAGGACAGTAACTAATCAACGATCCGTTATTGCAAATAAAAAGTCAATATATTGAACAAAAATTCCGTAAAAACGAAAACTACTGGATGTTTCGAAACGGAAATGGTCTGAATTCTGAAGCGGAAATCCTCCCAGGCATAAAAAAAGGCCCCAAAGAGGAGCCTTTTTTTTGGTCTAATTCTGACTAAAAACGATTATTTAGAAAAAAATCTTTTTTCTACTTCGTCTGGAAGTTTTTGTCCTGTGAGTTTTGCTCTTTGGACGAGTTCCCAGAAATAACGGTAAGTTGCACGGTCATGAAGGTCTCCATCATGTTGGATTGGTCCCCAATCTGCGTCTTGTGCTTTGATTAAAATATCACAAGCAGTTTGTGTTTCTGCAAAGTTTGGAGCCATTGCATCCAAAATCGATTGGATTTGTGCAGGATAAATGGACCACATACGTAAGAAACCAAATTCATCATGTGCACGTTTTGCATCTTGGTAAGTTTGGTATGTGTTTTTTAAGTCCAAAGTTACGTTGTGTGCAGGGATCACTCCATTCATAAGAGCGGCCGCAACCATAGTTGATTTTGCACGTCTTAACAATTCGTGATCGAACTGACCTGGTGACTTCATACAAGAAGCAGGGATTGCACCGTGGTGGCCAGAGATAAAGTCCATAAGACCAAAATCCAAAACTTGTAACCATGGAAGGCTTGCAATTTCGAATACATCGTTTAAGGCACCGTGAGTTTCAATTAATACGTGGATCGGAATCTCTCTTTTGATTCCTGCTTTTTTGCAAGCATCTTGGATGTAAGTGATTTGTTCTTTCACTTGGCTTGCTTTTGTAGGTTTTGGGATTGTAATGTAAGCAATTACATTTCCGGCACCAGGAACGATGATATCAATATCACCTCTCCAATGTTCGTTGGTATAGTCATGGATACGAACTCCACTCATTTTGTGTTTGTTGAGTTCAGAATTTTGGATGCGAACAATCATCTCTGCATGTTCTTTTTCCTTTCCTGTTTGGGCACCGTCTTCGCAGTCCATCGTGATATCAAAAAGTCCACCGAGTTTATTTTGTAACTCGAGAGCTTTTGTGATGAGTTTTTCAGATCCAGCGAAGTGTTCACAAGCAGGGATGATAGGGAAAGGTTTTTCTCCTGCAAAGAGAGCTGATTGCGGGTGAGTCAGTGCCATTTAATATACCTTTTTCGGATTTTTTTACCAAGTTTTGTGAATTTTGCCTATCGTCGAGGAAATAATCGTAAAACCGGAACCGCACCGAGTCAGGCAAAACCTTCCAGGAAATTTTACACATGTAGTCTTCTCCTGCCTTTCTGAAATGTTGGGGCGAACCCTTTGTGCCAAAGGGCCGGGCCAGTCCGGGCTACGCCTTCGGCTCCGGTCGAAAATCGACTTCCCCTTCCTGTCCCTTTCGCAATTCTGGAAATTGATTTGGATCCAAACGATATTTACACACCAGCCGGTGGTCCGCCTCCACCCAGTCCGAATGTTAAATTCCTATTTGAAAAGTGGGGAGAAGAGAACATTCGAAAACTTGTCTCTGATTTTTATGACCTTGTGGCAACATCCGAAATTCAGTGGATGTTTCAAAGCGACTGGGACTTGGCCAAAGAAAAACAAGCTGATTTTTTAATACAAGTGTTAGGTGGCCCAAGTTATTATCTAGAAAAATGGGGACCTGCCAGGATGCGGATGCGCCATTTTGTTTTTCCTATTTCTGAAAAAGAAAGAGCTGTTTGGTTTCATTGTTATGACGAAGCCTTACAAAACTTTGATTTTGAACACGAAGACAAAGTTGATTTTTTATATTTTTTAGATGGATTTAGTGGTTGGATGGTCAATCGCAAAGATTCGATAAAGGATTAAACAAACTAACATTATAGAATTGGATTCTATAGGTTTGGTTTGTACAAAAATTCTCCAGAGGGAGATAACTTTAGTTATGGTTTTCTAATAATTTAAGAATGACTGCTTTTTGCGCATCCAAACGGTTTTCTGCCTGCGTAAAAATAATCGAACGATCACTTTCTACCATTTCCCTTGTGATTTCATATCCGGCATGGATTGGCATATCGTGCATCACTTTTGCTTTTGAATTTTTTAAAAGTTCTGCATTCACTTGGTAGGGCATCATGAGTTGGATTCTTTCTTCTTTTTCTTTTTGGAATTTGGGATCATTAAAATATTCCATATCCACCCAAGTGTCTGTATAAACATAATCTGCATTGGAAACTGCTTTTTTAACATCGGTTTCCCAAGAGATAGTACCTTTTTTTTTGGCCCTTTCCACTGATTGTTTTACAATCGAATCTTCTGAGGCAATAGGAGTTACAAGAGTTAAATGGATTCCTAGTGCTGCGGTAATTTCTATAAGAGAATTAGCAACATTGTTGTGAACACCAATATAACATAAAGTTTTCTTTTGCCAATCTAGTGGAGAGTCCATAACGATTGTTAGGATGTCTGCTAAAGATTGACAGGGATGAAATAAATTACAACAACCATTGATCACAGGAACCGTGGATCCTGATTTTAACACGAGTAGGTCCTCATGTTTTTTTAGCCTAGCCATGATGATGGCAACGTTACTCGAAAGATATTTCCCTTCAAAATCGATATCAGAAAGTAGAAAGTTGGAAGCCATCCAATCCAAAAATATTGCGTGTCCACCAAGTTCTGTCATTCCTGCTTCGAAGGAAACTCTGGTTCTTGTTGAAGTTTTTTGGAACAACATGGCAAGAGAACGTCCAGCCATATGCCCAGAAAAATAAACGCGATTTTTCTTTACATAAACTGCAAACTCAAGGAGTTCCCGGATTTCTCCATCACTCCAATCTTGCCAAGATATCAAATGTTTGACTTGGGACATAGCTACCCAACTAATATCGGATCTTATGAGAAGCAAATCGAGAGATTCTCATAAGATTCTAACCCTAAAATCTTATTTTTTTCTTTTTTATGCTACCGATTCTGCCATGGACCTTGCAATGATAAAATTAGGAAGGATCAATTCTTCCAAAAACTTGATGCCAAAGAGTAGGCCTTGGTCTGTTTCCTTTTTCCAAGCAATTTTCCCTTTAAAGGAAATTCGTGACCTGGTTAAATCACTTTCAATCACCCCAGCCACTAGGTCTCGGTCATTGATTTCAATCTCTTGGTTTAAACTTCCACTCACTCCGAGTTCTGAAATATTTCCAATTTTTGCGATCAGGAATTCTGGTTGGTCATTGATAGAAAATAGTTTTAAGACCAAATCATCCCAATCTAAAGATTCAATGCGATCGGTTCTTCTTGTATTCAACATATACAACTCCTAAAGGTCTAGAACACTAATAAGCATAAATCGTGCCAATAGGGGAAAATAGGAGGTTTTTGCCGTTTGCCACTGGGATAAAATGGGGAAGACATCCATTTGCCCTAAATTGTCGCCTTTTCCATCTAGGAAAAACTGGGCTTTGAACAGGTCTTCATCAATCTGTCTGACTAGTATGCAATTGAAATGATTCTAAGTTTAGACTGAATTTATATTATTTCTAACTTGCCGATTCCGGTTCTTTTTAGGAAGATTCCAATTATATGCTGAGAAAAATACTTACACCTTTATTCATTTCCATCCTACTCGCCACTTTTACCTATTGTGGGCCAACACAAGAAACCAAAGATTTGCAAGGCAAGGCCAAACAAATCATTGGTGCCTTACCTGAAAAAATGCCTGGCTCTGAAAATGATACAGCAGAGTTAATTTCTTTGGGAAAAAAACTCTACTTCGAAAAAAAGCTCTCTTTGAACGAAACACAATCTTGTAACTCTTGCCACAATGTGGAAGGGAAAGGGGCTGGTGTAGACAAC
Protein-coding regions in this window:
- a CDS encoding HpcH/HpaI aldolase/citrate lyase family protein; protein product: MALTHPQSALFAGEKPFPIIPACEHFAGSEKLITKALELQNKLGGLFDITMDCEDGAQTGKEKEHAEMIVRIQNSELNKHKMSGVRIHDYTNEHWRGDIDIIVPGAGNVIAYITIPKPTKASQVKEQITYIQDACKKAGIKREIPIHVLIETHGALNDVFEIASLPWLQVLDFGLMDFISGHHGAIPASCMKSPGQFDHELLRRAKSTMVAAALMNGVIPAHNVTLDLKNTYQTYQDAKRAHDEFGFLRMWSIYPAQIQSILDAMAPNFAETQTACDILIKAQDADWGPIQHDGDLHDRATYRYFWELVQRAKLTGQKLPDEVEKRFFSK
- a CDS encoding bacitracin resistance protein BacA, producing MDPNDIYTPAGGPPPPSPNVKFLFEKWGEENIRKLVSDFYDLVATSEIQWMFQSDWDLAKEKQADFLIQVLGGPSYYLEKWGPARMRMRHFVFPISEKERAVWFHCYDEALQNFDFEHEDKVDFLYFLDGFSGWMVNRKDSIKD
- a CDS encoding ornithine carbamoyltransferase encodes the protein MSQVKHLISWQDWSDGEIRELLEFAVYVKKNRVYFSGHMAGRSLAMLFQKTSTRTRVSFEAGMTELGGHAIFLDWMASNFLLSDIDFEGKYLSSNVAIIMARLKKHEDLLVLKSGSTVPVINGCCNLFHPCQSLADILTIVMDSPLDWQKKTLCYIGVHNNVANSLIEITAALGIHLTLVTPIASEDSIVKQSVERAKKKGTISWETDVKKAVSNADYVYTDTWVDMEYFNDPKFQKEKEERIQLMMPYQVNAELLKNSKAKVMHDMPIHAGYEITREMVESDRSIIFTQAENRLDAQKAVILKLLENHN
- a CDS encoding LEPBI_I2431 family sigma-54 regulated protein is translated as MLNTRRTDRIESLDWDDLVLKLFSINDQPEFLIAKIGNISELGVSGSLNQEIEINDRDLVAGVIESDLTRSRISFKGKIAWKKETDQGLLFGIKFLEELILPNFIIARSMAESVA